From the Halorhabdus utahensis DSM 12940 genome, one window contains:
- a CDS encoding NUDIX hydrolase: METTRHFVATVYVVHDGETALHDHEKLDMWLPPGGHIDRDELPHVAAKRETREELGLDVDLLAPQEDITSSTVESIPQPQHFLLEDINVHDGEVGHQHVDFIFYGEADSRNIGPGDGEAPADAWEWFSPADLDAASDRLPSDVIEIGKRAIETVEAE; the protein is encoded by the coding sequence ATGGAGACAACGCGTCATTTCGTCGCGACCGTCTACGTCGTTCACGACGGCGAGACGGCACTACACGACCACGAGAAATTGGACATGTGGCTCCCGCCCGGCGGGCACATCGATCGCGACGAACTCCCCCACGTTGCGGCGAAGCGGGAAACCCGGGAAGAGCTCGGACTCGACGTCGACCTCCTCGCACCACAGGAGGACATTACCTCATCAACGGTCGAGAGTATCCCCCAGCCCCAGCATTTCCTGCTTGAGGACATCAACGTCCACGACGGCGAGGTCGGCCACCAGCACGTCGACTTCATTTTCTATGGCGAAGCCGACAGCCGAAATATTGGGCCCGGGGATGGCGAAGCGCCAGCCGACGCCTGGGAGTGGTTCTCGCCGGCCGACCTCGACGCGGCGAGCGACCGACTCCCGAGTGACGTGATCGAGATCGGCAAGCGGGCGATCGAGACGGTCGAAGCGGAATGA
- a CDS encoding transcription initiation factor IIB translates to MSDTTLRSHERANQRESTTDEETKTDVCPECGGGLVTDSERGETVCGECGLVVEEDEIDPGPEWRAFDAAEKDQKSRVGAPTTNMMHDKGLSTNIGWQDKDAYGNSLSSRQREKMQRLRTWNERFRTRDSKERNLKQALGEIDRMASALGLPENVRETASVIYRRALDENLLPGRSIEGVATASLYAAARQAGNPRSLDEIDNVSRVEKDEVARTYRYVVRELKLEVKPADPTSYVPRFASDLELTEEAERHARDLLENAKQEGVHSGKSPVGLAAAAIYAASLLANEKVTQNEVSEVANISEVTIRNRYHELLEAKQDIRTA, encoded by the coding sequence ATGTCAGATACGACCCTCAGAAGCCACGAGAGAGCGAATCAGCGCGAGAGTACCACCGACGAGGAAACAAAGACGGACGTCTGTCCGGAGTGCGGTGGCGGCCTGGTAACGGATTCCGAGCGCGGCGAGACGGTGTGTGGTGAGTGTGGCCTCGTCGTCGAGGAGGACGAGATCGATCCCGGCCCCGAGTGGCGGGCGTTCGACGCCGCCGAGAAGGACCAGAAGTCCCGTGTCGGTGCACCGACGACGAACATGATGCACGACAAGGGACTCTCGACGAACATCGGCTGGCAGGACAAGGATGCCTACGGCAACTCCCTGTCCTCGCGCCAGCGCGAGAAAATGCAGCGGTTGCGCACCTGGAACGAGCGCTTCCGAACCCGCGATTCCAAAGAGCGCAATCTCAAGCAGGCCCTCGGCGAGATCGACCGCATGGCAAGCGCGCTTGGTCTCCCCGAGAACGTTCGCGAGACGGCAAGTGTGATCTATCGCCGTGCGCTGGACGAGAACCTCCTCCCCGGACGCTCCATCGAGGGCGTCGCCACCGCATCGCTCTATGCGGCCGCCCGCCAGGCCGGCAACCCGCGTAGCCTCGACGAAATCGACAACGTCTCGCGAGTGGAGAAAGACGAAGTCGCCCGGACGTATCGATACGTCGTCCGCGAACTGAAACTGGAAGTCAAGCCCGCGGACCCGACGAGTTACGTCCCGCGGTTCGCCTCGGATCTCGAACTCACGGAGGAAGCCGAGCGACACGCCCGTGATCTCCTGGAGAACGCAAAGCAGGAGGGAGTCCATTCCGGGAAAAGTCCGGTCGGCCTCGCCGCGGCTGCGATCTACGCGGCCTCGTTGCTGGCAAACGAGAAGGTAACGCAAAACGAGGTCAGCGAGGTCGCGAACATCTCCGAGGTCACGATCCGCAACCGGTATCACGAACTGCTGGAAGCCAAACAGGACATCCGGACGGCCTGA
- a CDS encoding metal-dependent transcriptional regulator, whose translation MSHHSESATSESVEMYLKEIYLLSRDGEAARTGAIADRLGVSPPSVTQMLSRLQEQDLLEYQKRRGAELTERGTEQARDLLAKHCLIERFLVEGLDVTDGFHDEACRLEHALSDDVAARLTRYVERRPECPDCYDAEAKHCQHLEIEPE comes from the coding sequence GTGAGCCATCACAGCGAGTCCGCCACGAGCGAGAGCGTGGAGATGTATCTCAAGGAGATATACCTCCTCTCGCGGGACGGCGAGGCGGCGCGAACCGGCGCGATCGCGGATCGACTCGGCGTCTCGCCGCCCAGCGTCACGCAGATGCTCTCGCGGCTGCAGGAACAGGATCTTCTCGAATACCAGAAGCGCAGGGGTGCTGAACTCACGGAGCGGGGGACCGAACAGGCCAGAGATCTGCTCGCCAAGCACTGCCTCATCGAGCGATTCCTCGTCGAGGGGCTGGACGTGACCGACGGCTTTCACGACGAGGCGTGCCGTCTCGAACACGCGCTCAGCGATGACGTCGCCGCCCGGTTAACCCGATACGTCGAGCGTCGCCCCGAGTGTCCGGACTGCTACGATGCCGAGGCAAAACATTGTCAGCATCTCGAAATCGAACCGGAATAA
- the gatC gene encoding Asp-tRNA(Asn)/Glu-tRNA(Gln) amidotransferase subunit GatC produces MSESAVDPDEVEHVADLARVNLDPEERERFTEQFADILSSFETLDEVPEVEPASELTNVMRPDEVETSLDQDEALENAPDREDGFFKGPRVS; encoded by the coding sequence ATGAGTGAATCGGCCGTCGATCCCGATGAGGTCGAACACGTCGCTGACCTCGCGCGGGTGAATCTGGATCCCGAAGAGCGCGAGCGCTTCACCGAGCAGTTCGCCGATATCCTGTCGTCTTTCGAGACGCTCGACGAGGTTCCCGAGGTCGAACCTGCGTCGGAGTTGACCAACGTCATGCGCCCCGACGAGGTCGAAACGAGTCTCGACCAGGACGAAGCACTGGAGAACGCCCCGGACCGCGAGGATGGGTTCTTCAAAGGGCCACGCGTCTCATGA
- a CDS encoding phosphoglucomutase/phosphomannomutase family protein gives MDEAIEFGTDGWRAELSEFTSPRVSMVAQGIADYLREEADHAGGTVAVGYDARDTSPGFAADVTEVLTTNGFDVTLSERDCPTPVVAWTIQDRNLAGAVMITASHNPPRYNGIKFIPDDGAPALPEVTEAIESRLREPEALPADEHGVYREDDFVTPYFEDVLVMMDAHLTGIDVVYDGMHGSGRGVTDELLEMAKADVHRIRCDYNPTFGGSSPEPSAENLEALVETVEERDADIGIANDGDADRLAVVTPERGFLNENLFFAALYDYLLEYNDGPAIRSVSTTFLIDRIADAHGEDVYETPVGFKWVAQAMAEHDALIGGEESGGFSIRDHVREKDGVLMALLAAVMTAERPIDDRIDDILETHGEVHQDRRSIECPDDRKEPVVDELESQLPDTVAGVAVERVNDADGFKILLADGSWLLVRPSGTEPKLRVYAEADSPDRIDTLLDAGVDLVEPLV, from the coding sequence ATGGACGAGGCGATCGAGTTCGGTACTGACGGCTGGCGCGCAGAACTTTCCGAGTTTACGTCACCCCGCGTTTCCATGGTCGCACAGGGGATCGCCGATTATCTCAGGGAGGAAGCCGATCACGCCGGCGGCACGGTCGCTGTCGGCTACGACGCCCGCGATACCTCGCCCGGGTTCGCGGCGGACGTCACGGAAGTCCTGACTACCAACGGGTTCGACGTCACGCTGTCAGAGCGTGACTGTCCGACCCCCGTAGTGGCCTGGACCATTCAAGACCGGAATCTCGCCGGTGCAGTCATGATCACCGCCTCACACAACCCACCGCGGTACAACGGCATCAAGTTCATCCCGGACGACGGTGCGCCCGCGCTCCCGGAAGTCACCGAGGCGATCGAATCGCGGCTCCGTGAGCCCGAGGCACTCCCGGCTGACGAACACGGCGTCTACCGGGAAGACGACTTCGTGACGCCGTATTTCGAGGACGTCCTCGTCATGATGGACGCCCACCTGACCGGGATCGATGTCGTCTACGACGGCATGCACGGGAGCGGGCGCGGCGTGACCGACGAGTTGCTGGAGATGGCCAAAGCGGACGTCCATCGAATCCGGTGTGACTACAATCCGACGTTCGGCGGTTCCTCACCCGAACCGTCAGCCGAGAACCTCGAAGCGCTCGTCGAAACAGTCGAGGAACGCGACGCCGACATCGGGATCGCCAACGACGGCGACGCGGATCGCCTCGCCGTCGTGACCCCCGAGCGCGGCTTCCTGAACGAGAACCTGTTTTTCGCCGCGCTGTACGACTATCTGCTCGAATACAACGACGGGCCGGCAATTCGATCGGTTTCGACGACCTTCCTGATCGACCGGATCGCCGACGCCCACGGCGAGGATGTCTACGAGACGCCGGTCGGATTCAAGTGGGTCGCCCAGGCGATGGCCGAACACGACGCGCTGATCGGCGGCGAAGAGAGCGGCGGGTTTTCGATTCGCGACCACGTCCGCGAGAAGGACGGCGTGTTGATGGCGCTGCTCGCGGCCGTAATGACGGCCGAACGGCCGATCGACGATCGGATCGACGACATTCTCGAAACCCACGGCGAGGTCCACCAGGATCGTCGGAGTATCGAGTGCCCTGATGACCGGAAGGAACCCGTCGTCGACGAACTCGAATCACAGTTACCGGACACCGTCGCCGGTGTTGCCGTCGAACGCGTCAACGACGCCGATGGGTTCAAGATCCTGCTTGCGGACGGCTCCTGGCTGCTGGTCCGTCCGAGCGGGACGGAGCCGAAACTCCGCGTCTACGCGGAGGCCGACAGTCCGGACCGGATCGACACGCTGCTGGATGCTGGCGTCGACCTGGTCGAACCGCTGGTCTGA
- the gatA gene encoding Asp-tRNA(Asn)/Glu-tRNA(Gln) amidotransferase subunit GatA — MSYNAYITEETIEGDGDGPLAGRTVAVKDNISTDGVRTTAGSAMLAEYVPPYDATVVERLTDAGATIPGKTNMDEFGMGTTTETSAFGPTENPAAKGHVPGGSSGGSAAAVAAGEADLALGSDTGGSVRCPAAFTGTVGIKPTYGLVSRYGLIAYANSLEQIGPIAPSVEEAAELLEVIAAPDENDATTRAAHEEIGGENPDDMREYSFADAADGDVDGLEIGVPTELLDGADEDVVETFWDAIDELESQGASYHEVDLPSVEHAVEAYYVIAMSEASSNLARFDGVRYGPTPDYEGNWNEEYAKVREEGFGEEVKRRILLGTYALSAGYHDKYYKKAQDARAWVKQDFDSALEDADVLASPTMPVPPMERGESLDDPLTMYLADANTTPVNLANLPAISVPAGETSDGLPVGLQLIGPAFGERAIIRAGSALA; from the coding sequence ATGAGCTACAACGCCTACATCACTGAAGAGACGATCGAGGGCGATGGCGACGGCCCGCTCGCGGGTCGAACTGTCGCTGTCAAGGACAACATCTCGACGGATGGCGTTCGGACGACCGCCGGCTCGGCAATGCTCGCCGAGTACGTCCCGCCGTACGACGCCACCGTGGTCGAGCGCCTGACGGACGCCGGGGCGACGATCCCCGGCAAGACCAACATGGACGAGTTCGGGATGGGGACGACCACGGAGACCTCCGCGTTCGGGCCGACCGAGAACCCCGCCGCCAAAGGCCACGTCCCCGGTGGATCATCCGGAGGATCCGCGGCTGCCGTCGCCGCCGGCGAGGCCGATCTCGCACTCGGTAGCGACACGGGCGGTTCGGTCCGGTGTCCGGCCGCCTTCACGGGCACAGTTGGGATCAAACCGACCTACGGACTGGTCTCGCGATACGGCTTGATCGCCTACGCCAACTCCTTAGAGCAGATCGGCCCGATCGCCCCTTCCGTCGAGGAGGCGGCCGAACTGCTCGAAGTCATCGCCGCTCCCGACGAGAACGATGCGACGACGCGGGCCGCTCACGAGGAAATCGGTGGCGAAAACCCCGATGACATGCGCGAGTATTCCTTTGCCGACGCAGCAGACGGCGACGTCGACGGGCTTGAGATCGGGGTTCCCACGGAACTGCTCGACGGAGCCGACGAGGACGTCGTCGAGACGTTCTGGGACGCCATCGACGAGCTGGAATCGCAAGGCGCGAGTTACCACGAGGTCGACCTGCCGTCGGTCGAACACGCCGTCGAGGCCTACTACGTCATCGCGATGAGCGAGGCGTCCTCGAACCTCGCGCGCTTCGACGGCGTCCGGTACGGCCCGACGCCCGACTACGAGGGCAACTGGAACGAGGAGTACGCGAAGGTTCGCGAGGAGGGCTTCGGCGAGGAGGTCAAGCGGCGGATCCTGCTGGGGACCTACGCGCTCTCCGCGGGCTATCACGACAAGTACTACAAGAAAGCCCAGGACGCCCGCGCGTGGGTCAAACAAGACTTCGATTCGGCACTCGAAGACGCCGACGTCCTCGCGTCGCCGACGATGCCCGTCCCGCCGATGGAACGCGGCGAGAGCCTGGACGATCCGCTCACGATGTACCTCGCCGACGCTAACACGACGCCGGTCAACCTCGCGAACCTGCCCGCCATTTCGGTGCCAGCGGGCGAGACGAGCGACGGGCTTCCGGTGGGACTGCAGTTGATCGGTCCCGCGTTCGGCGAGCGCGCGATCATTCGGGCCGGCAGTGCGCTGGCGTAG
- a CDS encoding methionine synthase, translating to MSDTREQFRPDDHDNDHFLLTTVVGSYPKPEWHDRARELFEAEDTGFDEDDWEESKDDASRVITHEHERAGIDVVTDGEMRRNEMVEYFAHRIDGYEFNGRVKVWGHNYFDKPSVVEPVEYDQQWLVEEFKFTDEVADVPVKVPITGPYTLASWSFNEAYDSEAELAYDLADLVNEEIEALVEAGARYIQIDEPALATTPDDHAIVGEALEHIVEDVPDEVRLGLHVCYGDYSRIYPEILEFPVEEFDLELANGDFEQIGVFKEHEFTKDFALGVVDVHDTEVESVAEIKENIKKGLEVVPPERLTVSPDCGVKLLPREVAYEKMANLTTAAREIEAELDAGEIDVPACE from the coding sequence ATGAGCGACACACGCGAACAGTTCCGACCGGACGACCACGACAACGACCACTTCCTGCTGACGACCGTCGTCGGCTCCTACCCGAAACCGGAATGGCACGATCGCGCCCGGGAACTGTTCGAGGCCGAAGACACCGGCTTCGACGAGGACGACTGGGAAGAATCCAAAGACGATGCCTCCCGCGTCATCACCCACGAGCACGAACGCGCGGGCATCGACGTCGTCACCGACGGCGAGATGCGGCGCAACGAGATGGTCGAGTACTTCGCCCACCGGATCGACGGCTACGAGTTCAACGGCCGCGTGAAGGTCTGGGGCCACAATTACTTCGATAAGCCAAGCGTCGTCGAACCGGTCGAGTACGACCAGCAATGGCTCGTCGAGGAGTTCAAGTTCACCGACGAGGTCGCCGACGTGCCGGTGAAGGTTCCGATCACCGGGCCCTACACGCTGGCGTCCTGGAGTTTCAACGAGGCCTACGACTCGGAGGCCGAACTCGCCTACGACCTCGCGGACCTCGTCAACGAAGAGATCGAGGCCTTGGTCGAGGCCGGCGCGCGATACATCCAGATCGACGAACCCGCGCTGGCAACGACACCCGACGATCACGCGATCGTGGGAGAGGCGCTTGAACACATCGTTGAAGACGTGCCCGATGAGGTCCGCCTCGGACTGCACGTCTGTTACGGTGATTACTCGCGGATCTACCCCGAGATCCTGGAGTTCCCCGTCGAGGAGTTCGACCTCGAACTCGCCAACGGCGACTTCGAGCAGATCGGCGTGTTCAAAGAACACGAGTTCACCAAGGACTTCGCACTGGGGGTCGTCGACGTTCACGACACCGAGGTCGAATCCGTCGCCGAGATCAAGGAAAACATCAAGAAAGGACTAGAAGTCGTCCCGCCCGAGCGACTGACCGTCTCGCCGGACTGCGGCGTGAAACTTCTGCCCCGTGAGGTGGCCTACGAGAAGATGGCCAACCTCACGACCGCCGCCCGCGAGATCGAAGCCGAACTCGACGCTGGTGAAATCGACGTCCCGGCTTGCGAATGA